One Spiroplasma endosymbiont of Nebria brevicollis DNA window includes the following coding sequences:
- a CDS encoding Mbov_0401 family ICE element transposase-like protein has translation MFSFKEFQEIEISNSITKFVKKVENWDEYFFQTRDKDRYKVAKKCNRTINIEIGFVTFNRRVYLDTIEKRYRYFTDEEFNIEKRARIIKDLKQEIASYIGRKKHYQDIQDILKYTYVSKVTISKIHKNAKIEEKLPQQKLKVKNNEFIYINADDCFVPVWNKNNKREMQKIRSISYNTGKKQIGKNRNKLLNKIYTFMGDYKYSNKEDYLQANPTVDFTWNGLKKYFEFDTAKLVVSGDGASWIYNLAKYLGAYYVFDKYHAFYFLWTAYKPDKRKNKVNPENLKNFLIACLKIFL, from the coding sequence ATGTTTAGTTTTAAAGAATTTCAAGAAATTGAAATCAGTAATAGTATAACAAAATTTGTTAAAAAAGTCGAAAATTGAGATGAATATTTTTTTCAAACTAGAGATAAAGATAGATATAAAGTTGCTAAAAAATGTAATAGAACAATAAATATTGAAATTGGATTTGTAACTTTTAATAGAAGAGTATATTTAGATACGATAGAAAAAAGATATCGTTATTTTACTGATGAAGAATTTAATATTGAAAAACGTGCAAGAATTATTAAAGATTTAAAACAAGAGATAGCATCATATATTGGCAGAAAAAAACATTATCAAGATATACAAGATATTTTAAAATATACTTATGTTTCAAAAGTAACAATTAGTAAAATTCATAAAAATGCAAAAATTGAAGAAAAATTACCACAACAAAAATTGAAAGTAAAAAATAATGAATTTATTTATATTAATGCTGATGATTGTTTTGTTCCTGTGTGAAATAAAAATAATAAAAGAGAAATGCAAAAAATTCGTAGTATTAGTTATAATACTGGTAAAAAACAAATAGGTAAAAACAGAAATAAGTTATTAAATAAAATATATACTTTTATGGGTGATTATAAATATAGTAATAAAGAAGATTATTTACAAGCAAATCCGACAGTTGATTTTACTTGAAATGGCTTAAAAAAGTATTTTGAATTTGACACTGCTAAATTAGTAGTTTCAGGGGATGGTGCTTCATGAATATATAATTTAGCAAAATATTTAGGTGCTTATTATGTATTTGATAAATATCATGCTTTTTATTTTTTATGAACTGCATATAAACCTGATAAAAGAAAAAATAAAGTTAATCCAGAAAATTTAAAAAACTTTTTAATTGCTTGCTTGAAAATATTTTTGTAA
- a CDS encoding UPF0236 family transposase-like protein → MIKQILKYFTDGKRYRDICDTFIEDLISNSTVCRKFQWPKINIPKIPLELKQTLYINIDDGHRKFKFNDKHNSKNCKKCSMRLLVFCTGKKKNGKLINKRATCKIRLTKIGADKTAQLIKKYGNLFYENFDQANLIVCGDSAQWIRKTANILNAKFILDKFHAFHVLFLGIMGGRKKDKIAKFHYEYAQNLFAKGQYDELIVFFTIIDFKI, encoded by the coding sequence GTGATTAAACAAATTTTAAAATATTTTACTGATGGTAAAAGATATCGTGATATTTGTGATACTTTTATAGAAGATTTAATAAGTAATAGTACTGTTTGTAGAAAATTTCAATGACCAAAAATTAATATTCCTAAAATACCATTAGAATTAAAACAAACTTTATATATAAATATTGATGATGGACATCGAAAATTTAAGTTTAATGATAAACATAATAGTAAAAATTGTAAAAAATGCTCTATGAGATTACTAGTATTTTGTACTGGTAAAAAGAAAAACGGAAAATTAATTAATAAAAGAGCTACTTGTAAAATCAGATTAACAAAAATTGGTGCAGATAAAACTGCACAATTAATTAAAAAATATGGTAATTTATTTTATGAAAATTTTGACCAAGCAAATTTAATTGTATGTGGAGATAGCGCACAATGAATTAGAAAAACAGCTAACATTTTAAATGCTAAATTTATTTTAGATAAATTTCATGCTTTTCACGTTTTATTTCTTGGAATTATGGGTGGAAGAAAAAAAGATAAAATTGCTAAATTTCATTATGAATATGCACAAAATTTATTTGCAAAAGGTCAATATGATGAATTAATTGTTTTTTTTACAATCATTGACTTTAAAATATAA